TTCAAAACAAACTATTACAGTTTATTAGAAAGTGTTAATACGCTCTTATTCCAATAAGAGATGTGAACCAATGATCCAGCGCCAGCTCCTACAAAAATCATTGACTTAATGTGTATTTGCCTTTTTGACTGCTATTTAGAGAAAGCGATACTAACACATGGATGTATTAGCATGTAGACAACATACAAAAGGAAACTCATTTGGGCAATCAAGGTAGGAAGCTCCTTACCTAATAAAGGAGATCTTTATCACCTTAATCCTTAAAAGCAGATAACATTGAAAAATGACCAATTTTTCCAGTCTCATACCAAACGATAGGTAACTTTGCTGCAGGATTGAGTTCCTGGTTTTTCAAGagtccaagaaaaaaattctttgctcTTTGTGGTTGAGAAACAAGGAGATAAGTTGGCTGCTATCCCAGTACGTGAAGGCTGTCATTACCACTGGGATCAATTGAAGGATATTTAGAGGCACACATTTCTAAATCTTTTGTGgaactttgaaaatgaaattaccCAGATTTTGAAGTGAGAAACTGATCTTAAGAGAGAATGTTTTTTTACATTACTGTTGTTGGCTGTCCCAGGTGATCTCCTGGTACCACCGGCATAACCGTGTTCCTTTTGCTTGTTTGTAGCTGTTGTGACCACCACTACTTCCACTACAGTGGTTCACGCTCCCTATCCCCAGCAACAGGGAGTGCCACCCAACTACCCAGTAGCCCCATATCAAGGATATCAGCCTGTGGCTATCCAGCCACAACCGGGAATGCCAGTAGCACCGTACCCTGCACAGTATCCTCCCCCTTACCCCATGCAGCCATCAGGACCCCCAGCTTATCATGAAACAGTGGCAGGTAAGGCAGCACTGAGTGTTTCTTCATCTCTTAAAAAGCTAAAGAGACAGTTGCTTTGCAGCTAATCTTGTATTATTTATGCTTATTATTTTCTATGATTATATTAATGTAAATGTAAACAAATTATGTAAAACTCAAGTTATGGTGGATGCTGTAATTCACCCTTGCTGAAATTTCCCCATCACCATTTCTACATTAAACATCGCAAGAGGAGATTTAGCTGGAAGTGTATTGGCAAAGTTTGGTGGTATGTGGGACTGTCAGGGGATCCAGTAGAATGTTTTACTAATTCAGTTgaaatttcatattaaaatcaaaGTCCAGTTAACATGTGTGTAGTAGTTGGGTGTTTCTACATACCCTTTCTAATCTAATATTTGCTAGATGTTTCAAGGTATACACAGATGGCGTTTTCTAGTAGTTTGTCGCTATGTTTATAGAATACCGAGTCTCTGGTTAACTTCAGACAAGTTTGCCAACGACTAGCAGTTAGAATTATGggaatcttttttcttctgctttcctcctttcacAGCATTGTTTTCATGCCGCTTTATTGTTGCTATTACTAATTCCCACTTCCGCTGGGAACAGCTGTTCTCTGAACAATTGGCTCTTGGCTCTTCAGAGAGGCCAAAACTAGGCTGTTATCTGTCCTAGGATCTTCAAACCCTCTTACAAACCACACTGTTCATCCTTCTAAGTAACAGGCAAAGTGTCGTCTTGAATAGTAGATAATGCCCTTTAGAAAGTAACTCATGACAACTCAAATACAAAAAGGCTGTTCATGGTTTTAAGTGTTTGCAAACGAGGTTGAAACTGCACATGAGCAACATGCAAACCAGCCTCCCATGTAAAAAACACTGACTTGGCAGGCCTgttgactttatttttctgttgtaaacTCTGAAGAAGCTGTGGGTTTTATGGGATTACCCCAGAAGTGCTTTGGCTTCATCTTTATCATGTGAGGGAGCCATAAACTAGTAATTTTGCTTCACCTACTCTCTGGTTTCTCAAACTGTTGCTAGTTTATTTGttcttaaagtgtttttttcctgggaaaatcTTGGAGCACTTCCCATGTTGCCAGCTGAGAATGCCTCAAAATGAGAtctctttcctttatttctcttgtCTGTTAACCAAAGGGCAGTCTCTTAATTAGGTCACATGCAAAGGACAGAATACCTGCTCTGTCACACAGGAGCCAATCCCACTCACTTTACAAGATCAGCGAAAGATAATCACAGTTGTACATTCCAGGGATCTGATCAGGTGCTGCGTTATTTGAACTGACTTGTGCTGTTTGATAGACCTGAAAATGAAGATGCCGCTTGAGAGGAGCTTGTCTCAGAATGCTAGAAAATAAGGATATCTTCTGAGTGATATACATCTAGTATATACATCAGACTCTTTAATATGCTCAGTAGTGGTGGgacactttt
This Nyctibius grandis isolate bNycGra1 chromosome 29, bNycGra1.pri, whole genome shotgun sequence DNA region includes the following protein-coding sequences:
- the SHISA5 gene encoding protein shisa-5 isoform X2 produces the protein MGFGTLVAIGVTVCAVIVITIILCLTCSCCCLYKACRRPRPVVTTTTSTTVVHAPYPQQQGVPPNYPVAPYQGYQPVAIQPQPGMPVAPYPAQYPPPYPMQPSGPPAYHETVAAGAPYPVSQPPYNPAYVDPQKPTY